In Equus przewalskii isolate Varuska chromosome 6, EquPr2, whole genome shotgun sequence, one DNA window encodes the following:
- the S1PR4 gene encoding sphingosine 1-phosphate receptor 4, with protein sequence MEQRGAGGGGSSWGRGSRPAWKERQVPWGVHLPSPLGPPPRCQLSRTGRGQRRGLEAERACLRAAPSGSWGGSRPTVGCSAPAWPHPHPGGTLSITGNFKQQETKRGQGSGSTLPGGQPPRGLSLPRGTAMNATGSLAEAPESCQQLAASGHSRLILLHYNHSGRLAGRPGPEDGGLGVLRGLFVAMSCLVVLENLLVLVAIVTHMRSRRWVYYCLVNITLSDLLTGVAYLANVLFSGAHTFRLAPAHWFLREGVLFMALAASTFSLLFTAGERFATMVRPVAESGATKKGRVCGFIGLCWLLAGLLGLLPLLGWNCVCAFQRCSSLLPLYSKAYILFCVVIFAFILATITLLYGAIFRLVRANGQKAARAPARRKAHRLLKTVLMILVAFVVCWGPLFGLLLADIFGSNVWAQEYLRGMDWILALAVLNSAVNPLIYSFRSREVCRAVVAFLCCGCLRLGLRGPGDCLAQAAEAHSGASTTDSSLRPRDSFRGSRSHSFRMREPLSSVSSVRSG encoded by the coding sequence ATGGAACAGCGGGGTGCTGGAGGGGGTGGCTccagctggggaagggggagtCGCCCAGCCTGGAAGGAGAGGCAGGTGCCGTGGGGggtccatctcccctcccctctggggcCCCCACCCCGCTGTCAGCTTTCGAGGACCGGAAGGGGGCAGAGACGGGGTCTCGAAGCCGAGCGTGCGTGCTTGCGTGCGGCGCCCTCCGGCAGCTGGGGTGGGAGCCGGCCGACCGTTGGCTGCTCCGCCCCTGCCTGGCCGCACCCCCACCCTGGGGGTACCTTGAGCATAACAGGAAATTTCAAACAACAGGAAACCAAGAGAGGGCAAGGCAGCGGCTCCACCCTGCCCGGGGGCCAGCCACCCCGGGGCCTCAGTCTGCCCCGGGGGACCGCCATGAATGCCACGGGGTCCCTGGCCGAGGCCCCCGAGTCCTGCCAGCAGCTGGCGGCCAGCGGGCACAGCCGACTCATCCTCCTGCACTACAATCACTCGGGCCGGCTGGCGGGGCGGCCGGGGCCCGAGGACGGGGGCCTGGGGGTCCTTCGCGGGCTCTTCGTGGCCATGAGCTGCCTGGTGGTGCTGGAGAACCTGCTGGTGCTGGTGGCCATCGTGACCCACATGCGGTCCCGCCGCTGGGTTTACTACTGCCTGGTCAACATCACGCTGAGTGACCTGCTCACCGGCGTGGCCTACCTGGCCAACGTCCTGTTCTCGGGGGCGCACACCTTCCGCCTGGCGCCCGCCCACTGGTTCCTGCGGGAGGGCGTGCTGTTCATGGCGCTGGCCGCCTCCACCTTCAGCCTGCTCTTCACCGCCGGCGAACGCTTCGCCACCATGGTGCGCCCGGTGGCGGAGAGTGGGGCCACCAAGAAGGGCCGTGTCTGCGGCTTCATCGGGCTGTGCTGGCTGCTGGcggggctgctggggctgctgcccCTGCTCGGCTGGAACTGCGTGTGCGCCTTCCAGCgctgctccagcctcctcccGCTCTACTCCAAGGCCTACATCCTCTTCTGCGTGGTCATCTTTGCCTTCATCCTGGCCACCATCACGCTGCTTTACGGGGCGATCTTCCGGCTCGTGAGGGCCAACGGGCAGAAGGCCGCGCGCGCCCCGGCCCGCCGCAAGGCCCACCGGCTGCTCAAGACGGTGCTCATGATCCTGGTGGCCTTCGTGGTGTGCTGGGGCCCCCTCTTCGGCCTGCTGCTGGCCGACATCTTCGGCTCCAACGTCTGGGCGCAGGAGTACCTGCGGGGCATGGATTGGATCCTGGCGCTCGCCGTGCTCAACTCGGCCGTCAACCCGCTCATCTACTCCTTCCGCAGCCGCGAGGTGTGCCGGGCCGTGGTGGCCTTCCTGTGCTGCGGCTGCCTCCGGCTGGGCCTGCGGGGGCCCGGCGACTGCCTGGCCCAGGCGGCCGAGGCGCACTCCGGGGCCTCCACCACCGACAGCtcgctgaggcccagagacagctTTCGGGGTTCCCGGTCGCACAGCTTTCGGATGCGCGAGCCCCTGTCCAGCGTCTCCAGCGTGCGGAGCGGCTGA